One Micromonospora eburnea genomic region harbors:
- a CDS encoding MarR family winged helix-turn-helix transcriptional regulator → MIADITRDLRRYSVDAQHIGHAFAGLHGLNATDLHALFAVLDAELLGGPITPGRLGEQLNLSSGSVTALIDRLERAGHVRRDRDTADRRKVLLRYADQGAALARSFFAPLGRRNDEVMARFSDEELEVVHRFISEMVVSTREHRDAVRAARREAAVDPGSSTD, encoded by the coding sequence ATGATCGCGGACATCACCCGTGACCTGCGGCGCTACTCCGTGGACGCGCAGCACATCGGGCATGCCTTCGCCGGCCTGCACGGGCTCAACGCCACCGACCTGCACGCGCTGTTCGCCGTGCTGGACGCCGAACTGCTCGGTGGCCCGATCACCCCGGGCCGCCTGGGGGAGCAGCTCAACCTCTCCTCCGGCTCGGTGACCGCGCTGATCGACCGGCTGGAACGGGCCGGCCACGTCCGGCGCGACCGGGACACCGCTGACCGGCGCAAGGTGCTCTTGCGCTACGCCGACCAGGGCGCAGCCCTGGCCCGCAGCTTCTTCGCCCCGCTCGGGCGCCGTAACGACGAGGTGATGGCCCGGTTCAGCGACGAGGAACTGGAGGTCGTACACCGGTTCATCAGCGAGATGGTGGTCTCGACACGGGAGCACCGGGACGCCGTCCGGGCGGCCCGGCGGGAGGCCGCCGTCGACCCGGGAAGCAGCACGGACTGA